The proteins below are encoded in one region of Ereboglobus luteus:
- a CDS encoding discoidin domain-containing protein yields MKIKTILLSTLALAACVTLSAQDKMVPFKTTLPKPKLAGTPVAIRVPHLETAADIDARKPVKVPEGSKNLALEKPVTSSDSMPIIGMLEQITDGDKDSDEGCFVELGDGKQWVQIDLEKAHKIYAIALWHFHSQERAYHDVIVQISNDADFLTGVTTVFNNDHDNSSGLGKGADKAYTDTSRGRVLPVDGVSGRYVRLYSKGNTANAANHYIEVEVWGK; encoded by the coding sequence ATGAAAATTAAAACCATCCTCCTTTCCACACTCGCCCTCGCCGCCTGCGTCACGCTCAGCGCCCAGGACAAAATGGTGCCGTTCAAGACCACGCTGCCCAAGCCCAAGCTCGCCGGCACACCCGTGGCCATCCGCGTGCCCCATCTCGAAACCGCCGCCGACATCGACGCGCGCAAACCGGTGAAGGTGCCCGAGGGCTCCAAGAACCTCGCGCTCGAAAAACCCGTCACCTCCAGCGACTCGATGCCCATCATCGGAATGCTCGAGCAAATCACCGACGGTGACAAAGACTCCGACGAGGGCTGCTTCGTCGAGCTCGGCGACGGCAAGCAATGGGTGCAGATCGACCTCGAAAAAGCGCACAAAATCTACGCCATCGCGCTCTGGCACTTCCACTCGCAGGAACGCGCCTACCACGACGTCATCGTGCAAATCTCCAACGACGCCGATTTCCTCACCGGAGTGACGACTGTCTTCAACAATGACCACGACAACTCCAGCGGACTCGGCAAGGGCGCCGACAAGGCCTACACCGACACCAGCAGGGGCCGCGTGCTCCCCGTTGACGGCGTGAGCGGCCGCTACGTGCGCCTCTACAGCAAGGGCAACACCGCCAACGCCGCCAACCACTACATCGAAGTGGAAGTCTGGGGAAAATAA
- a CDS encoding Gfo/Idh/MocA family protein, whose product MSNTSNTPIFTRRKFLAASSLATAGLVLSRTAPFAIAQPGQSPNSQINVALVGLGSQGRILLESMLNIPGLKFRAVCDIWKYALQYGRNKLKKAGHDVNVYTDIEDMLAKEKDLDVAIIATPDFWHAPHTVACHKAGLHVYCEKMMSNTIEGARSMVKASEAAGKLLQIGHQRRSNPRYLHVYNNLIRNAKLQGKFVAANGQWNRAVTDDLGFPKAYTIDAATLKKYGYRDMHQFRNWRWFRDLSGGPISDLGSHQIDIFAWFLGANPSTVFASGGIDYYKNHEWYDNVMVVYEYPLAHGTVRAFYQVQTATSSGGGYFENFMGDEGSISISENPKLTAAYREDRAPEWDQWVKKNYLRKTAAPPEPETKSVIDVRETKALAAYEIPVVLNKPIHQPHLENFFAAVQGKGKLTCDGRHAFESEVPIYRVNDSVAAKQVIQFKPEDYIA is encoded by the coding sequence ATGAGTAACACAAGCAACACTCCCATTTTCACCCGCCGCAAATTCCTCGCCGCCAGCTCGCTCGCGACCGCGGGTCTCGTGCTCTCGCGCACAGCCCCCTTCGCCATCGCGCAGCCCGGCCAGTCGCCCAACTCCCAGATCAACGTCGCCCTCGTCGGCCTCGGTTCGCAAGGACGCATCCTTCTGGAGTCGATGCTCAACATCCCCGGCCTCAAGTTCCGCGCGGTGTGCGACATCTGGAAATACGCCCTCCAATACGGACGCAACAAGCTCAAGAAAGCCGGGCACGACGTTAATGTTTACACCGACATCGAGGACATGCTCGCCAAGGAAAAGGACCTCGACGTCGCCATCATCGCCACGCCCGATTTCTGGCACGCACCGCACACCGTCGCCTGCCACAAGGCCGGCCTCCACGTGTATTGCGAAAAGATGATGTCCAACACCATCGAAGGCGCGCGCAGCATGGTCAAGGCCTCCGAGGCCGCCGGCAAGCTCCTCCAAATCGGCCACCAGCGCCGCAGCAACCCGCGCTACCTCCACGTTTACAACAACCTCATCAGGAACGCGAAACTCCAGGGCAAGTTTGTCGCCGCCAACGGCCAGTGGAACCGCGCCGTCACCGACGACCTCGGCTTCCCGAAAGCCTACACCATCGACGCCGCCACGCTTAAAAAATACGGCTATCGCGACATGCACCAGTTCCGCAACTGGCGCTGGTTCCGCGACCTCTCCGGCGGCCCCATCTCCGACCTCGGCTCCCACCAGATCGACATCTTCGCCTGGTTCCTCGGCGCGAATCCCTCCACCGTCTTCGCCTCCGGCGGCATCGACTACTACAAGAACCACGAGTGGTATGACAACGTCATGGTCGTTTACGAATACCCGCTCGCGCACGGCACCGTCCGCGCCTTCTACCAAGTGCAGACGGCCACAAGCTCCGGCGGCGGTTATTTCGAAAACTTCATGGGTGACGAAGGCAGCATCAGCATTTCCGAAAACCCGAAACTCACCGCGGCCTACCGCGAGGATCGCGCCCCCGAATGGGATCAATGGGTGAAGAAAAACTACCTTCGCAAAACCGCGGCCCCGCCCGAACCCGAGACGAAATCCGTCATCGACGTGCGCGAAACAAAGGCCCTCGCCGCCTACGAGATTCCTGTTGTGCTGAACAAGCCGATTCACCAGCCGCACCTTGAGAATTTCTTTGCCGCCGTCCAAGGCAAGGGCAAGCTCACCTGCGACGGACGCCACGCCTTCGAAAGCGAGGTGCCCATCTACCGGGTCAACGACTCGGTCGCCGCCAAGCAAGTCATCCAGTTCAAACCAGAAGATTACATCGCCTGA
- a CDS encoding FAD:protein FMN transferase: MNTLFDFRIRHADADYARQAAQAAFAEVDRLEKLLSRFEEGSDVWRINHAEDGETIMISEECHACLQQAVQISLATEGAFNVSVGDAADIAKQHESKKAPMAQLRAALKRSANALVSMAEDSLALRVEHKGISIDLGAIGKGFAVDRARDLLREWGIKHALLSAGNSSVLATGTCSSRKHAVTAGAKHASPYENIITAKPKPGGWVVNIAGDKQSTPVTLHECSLSSSGTSELGRHIIDPRRGGQSYTHLRTWVLAPNAAAADALSTACMTMMPEEIARALRELGKGHAAITEDTNGRLHICRRSGVWTQIKRTHALSWPA; the protein is encoded by the coding sequence ATGAACACGTTGTTCGACTTCCGCATACGTCATGCGGACGCGGACTACGCGCGCCAGGCCGCGCAGGCCGCCTTTGCCGAAGTTGACCGGCTTGAAAAACTCCTGAGCCGTTTCGAGGAGGGCAGCGATGTGTGGCGGATCAATCACGCCGAGGATGGCGAGACGATCATGATCAGCGAGGAGTGCCACGCGTGCCTGCAACAAGCGGTGCAGATATCGCTGGCGACGGAGGGCGCGTTTAACGTGTCCGTCGGCGACGCGGCGGACATCGCGAAACAGCACGAATCGAAAAAGGCGCCCATGGCGCAACTGCGCGCCGCGCTCAAGCGGAGCGCGAACGCGCTTGTTTCAATGGCCGAGGATTCGCTGGCGCTGCGCGTGGAGCACAAGGGAATTTCAATCGACCTCGGCGCCATCGGGAAAGGCTTTGCGGTCGACCGTGCGCGGGACTTGTTGCGCGAGTGGGGAATCAAGCACGCGCTGCTGAGCGCGGGCAACAGCTCCGTGCTTGCGACGGGCACTTGCTCGTCCAGAAAACACGCGGTCACTGCGGGCGCGAAGCACGCGTCCCCCTACGAAAACATCATCACGGCCAAGCCGAAACCCGGCGGCTGGGTGGTCAACATCGCGGGCGACAAACAATCGACCCCCGTGACGCTGCACGAATGCTCGCTGAGCAGCTCGGGCACGTCGGAGCTGGGGCGCCACATCATTGATCCGCGGCGGGGCGGGCAAAGCTACACACATTTGCGCACGTGGGTGCTCGCGCCGAACGCCGCGGCCGCGGACGCGCTCTCGACTGCGTGCATGACGATGATGCCGGAGGAAATCGCGCGCGCGCTGCGCGAGCTCGGCAAGGGGCATGCCGCGATCACCGAGGACACAAACGGACGGCTCCACATCTGCCGCCGCTCGGGTGTGTGGACGCAAATCAAACGAACCCACGCGCTCAGCTGGCCCGCATGA